In Myotis daubentonii chromosome 16, mMyoDau2.1, whole genome shotgun sequence, one DNA window encodes the following:
- the LOC132218554 gene encoding pre-mRNA cleavage complex 2 protein Pcf11-like: MSEPTLAEAGPLGAREDACRDYQSSLEDLTVNSKPHINMLTILAQENLHFAKDIVSLIEAQTAKAPSSEKLPVMYLMDSIVKNVGREYLTAFTTNLVATFIRVFEKVDKNTRKSLFKLRSTWNEIFPLKILHALDVRVNSLDPAWPVQPLPPNQNTSSIHVTSTFLNKSPEEPSAGKMCHSGCKQSHMEDFVPPSREERNAKRSAEQDVRDPKRIKKTEDERPQENKSLQQGLQFPRHEQIFDSPQGPNFNGLRGPGNQSFSNPLSRASGHSFDEKNLQSPQCGNFGNLPAQITAGNMQVSQQVLTGVAQPVPFGQGQQFLPVHPKNPGAFVQNPSGALPKAYPDHHLSQADANELFSKLLRTGILKLSQPDSATAQVNEVAAQPPTEEKEGQNEDRDVPDLTNFTMEELKQRYDSVINQLHTGIQCYSCGMRFTTSQADVYADHLDWHYRQNRTKKDVSRKVTHRRWYYSSTDWIEFEEIADLEERAKSQFLEKAHEEVVLKTQQAAKEKQSQSVPAGPAGAVESCEICQDQFEQYWDDEEEEWHLKNAIRVDGKICHPSCYEDDQNTSSFDCTPSPSKKPVENPLNIMLNMVRNEFQEPCESTNVKEEQIDTPPACTEDSIATSQSCSRDMGFTRKDGNCPVTLPEQAPPLLRFRRAKSTVVLVVAGVGLLDPQSLQSNPEEVLVPGAYQSSLDVPGAEDWSQAAPALTLLDQRDLRTE; encoded by the exons ATGTCAGAGCCCACCCTGGCCGAGGCCGGTCCCTTGGGGGCCCGGGAGGACGCCTGTCGGGATTATCAGTCATCCCTCGAAGACCTGACCGTCAATAGCAAACCGCACATCAATATGCTGACCATTCTAGCCCAGGAGAACCTGCACTTCGCCAAGGATATCGTCTCTCTCATCGAGGCCCAAACCGCCAAGGCTCCTTCCTCAGAGAAGCTTCCCGTTATGTACCTTATGGATTCTATCGTGAAAAACGTTGGCCGAGAGTATCTCACCGCCTTTACTACAAATCTAGTTGCAACATTTATTCGTGTGTTTGAAAAGGTGGataaaaataccagaaaaagTCTATTTAAATTACGTTCCACATGGAATGAGATATTCCCATTGAAGATTCTTCATGCCCTGGATGTCAGAGTCAATTCATTAGATCCTGCTTGGCCTGTTCAACCTCTACCCCCCAATCAGAATACATCTAGCATCCATGTGACTTCTACATTTCTAAATAAATCGCCTGAAGAGCCTTCAGCTGGAAAGATGTGCCACTCTGGATGTAAGCAGTCACATATGGAAGACTTTGTGCCACCTTCCAGGGAAGAAAGAAATGCTAAGAGAAGTGCTGAACAAGATGTTCGAGATCCAAAGCGAATAAAAAAGACTGAAGACGAACgaccacaagaaaataaaagcttaCAACAAG GACTGCAATTCCCAAGACACGAACAAATATTTGATTCACCTCAAGGACCCAATTTTAATGGACTGCGTGGCCCTGGAAACCAGAGTTTCTCAAATCCCCTTAGCAGAGCTTCTGGACACTCTTTTGATGAAAAGAATCTTCAAAGTCCTCAATGTGGAAACTTTGGCAATTTACCTGCTCAGATAACAGCGGGAAACATGCAGGTGTCTCAACAGGTTCTCactggtgttgctcagccagTACCGTTTGGCCAGGGACAACAATTTTTACCAGTTCATCCAAAAAATCCTGGAGCATTTGTTCAGAATCCTTCCGGAGCCCTTCCTAAGGCATATCCTGATCATCACCTCAGTCAGGCAGATGccaatgaattattttcaaaactgcTAAGAACAGGAATTCTCAAATTGTCCCAGCCTGATTCAGCTACagcacaagtaaatgaagttgcTGCTCAGCCTCCCACTGAAGAGAAGGAAGGTCAAAATGAAGATCGAGATGTTCCCGATCTTACCAATTTTACAATGGAAGAGTTAAAACAACGTTATGATAGTGTTATAAATCAACTGCACACTGGTATTCAGTGTTACTCTTGTGGAATGAGGTTTACAACGTCACAGGCAGATGTATATGCAGATCACTTGGACTGGCATTATCGGCAAAATAGAACTAAAAAAGACGTTAGCAGAAAAGTTACTCATAGACGTTGGTACTACAGTTCAACAGACTGGATAGAATTTGAGGAAATAGCTGATTTGGAAGAACGGGCAAAGAGCCAGTTTCTTGAAAAGGCGCATGAAGAAGTTGTGCTCAAAACTCAGCAAGCTGCTAAGGAAAAGCAGTCCCAAAGTGTACCGGCAGGGCCAGCTGGAGCAGTGGAGAGTTGTGAAATCTGTCAAGACCAATTTGAACAATACTGGGATGACGAAGAGGAGGAGTGGCATTTAAAGAATGCCATCAGAGTGGATGGAAAGATTTGTCATCCATCATGTTATGAAGATGATCAAAATACATCTTCATTTGACTGTACACCATCTCCCAGCAAGAAACCAGTTGAAAACCCTCTGAATATTATGTTGAACATGGTCAGAAATGAATTTCAGGAACCCTGTGAGAGTACCAATGTTAAGGAAGAACAAATTGATACCCCACCAGCTTGTACAGAGGACAGCATAGCAACATCTCAGAGCTGCTCCCGAGACATGGGCTTTACTC gcaAAGATGGGAACTGCCCAGTCACGTTACCTGAGCAAGCCCCTCCCCTTCTTAGGTTCCGGAGG